In the genome of Ziziphus jujuba cultivar Dongzao chromosome 10, ASM3175591v1, the window ctttttcagcttgttgagCAATTTTTGGATCAGGATTCCCCTCATGATCTTCTAAATGAACATCTCTAATCCATTGGTATATTTGGttgccctcttcatcatcatcttccattatagtttcaaatattattgttggatccaagtcttgatgattttcttcttcagcttccatatccctcaacttgagtttcatattataataacaatagactagtttttcaattctactatatgctggtctatttctttgttttgtatgtATTAGTGCAAAAGTGCTCTAATTTCTTTCACAGGCAGAGGATGATGCTGTTTGTGACAAAACTTTCAATGCCAATTTTCTTACTGTAGGTGCACTATCACCATACATGACCCACTATTCAActgttacaaaataattattatatgattacaTATTTGTACTATTAGATCAATTGATATTCACATACTACAATATTTAAACTTACCAGGAGACATCTCTTTTCTAGAAGCAATTGCTGTTGGTCTTGCAAATCCTTTCCTTGCATCCTTGAAGTATGTAagctgtaaaataaaataaaataaagttataaacccttaaaatatattatgttaataaattatcatcattataCCTCCTTTCCAAACTGGCTAATTGCGGCTGATTTAGGATCCAATGTAGCATAGACATCGTGTACAGTTTTTATAAGATTAGAATCTTCTCCAACCCTAGGTCTATATTGATATTgagaatttaaataataagcaatataaaagggaaaaaacaaatatattttagtttaattagagataaataatgaaagatataaagtattttacattaacaaaaaaataaaagtctaacatattttatataaattaactatGAGCTCATACCTGCTGCATGTAATGGATGCTTTAAGGTTTTATTCCACCTATTATTGATAATCTTTAATATCCACTTTGCACCATGCATGTTGTCAAGTTCCTCTTTAACAATTCACATCAACTCATACACTGCTCCCATTGTTGGATAAACTTCGGTGTCACAATAcgtaaaaacttatataaaggCTCAAGCAATTGACACACCTTATGTGCTTGATCCCAAAAAGTATGATTAAGTACTATATTTTCCACTGTTTGGCCTTCTTTTGAAGCACTATAATTATGATTAGTCCAATCAGTAGATATGAATAGTTGCTTAAGTCTTGCTTTCTTTTTAACCAAGCTATCAAGCGCAAGATAGTTTGTGGCAAATTGTGTAAGTCCCGGACAAATGATGTCACCTTTGCAAGTTTCACACATCTTTGCTAGCAACCAATTATGATTGTAGATGTAAGTTGTGATTGCTCTAGCTTGCTTGATCACAATAGCCATATTCTCATTCTTCCCACTATCTTCAAACATGAGATCAATGTAATGTGCTGCACATGGAGTCCAATACAAATTGTAATCTCCCATCAATTTCTTCCCGGCTTTAACAAATGCAGAGCCATTATCTGTTACAATTTGTaccacatttttctttccaaCTTCCAGAATTAGTTTCTCCAATTgctcatatatgtatttatgatcctttatttgatttgaagcatcaataaattttagaaaaactgTGCTTCCTTTTGAGTAaacaatgaaattaataatagacaTCCTGGTGGGACCCGTCCATCTATCACACATGATTGTACAACCATAGGTTTCCCACTTCGCTTTCATTTGTTTACATGGTCTTTTatgtcaggactcgtccaaaattcctcaccggaaccctagacaaatcctaatcccaggaaaaccctaccggaccttccaatggaaaatccggcagaacctcccctaagggttggactacTACaattttcctacactgaaaatacacttctagaaacatccccttattcctcccacattattacaatttaatcCACAACTTTCAGCACACCGATAAAATAAACAGGAAATTCATGTAGTATTAATACAATAGGTCCAGTAAATGTACATAGCATCAAAGTTACAGATGagtgtgaaagttatacaacataaaatagaaaacaataatacaatagaaTACAAGGAAGCATAACTCTTGAAACTCAACAGCAACAAACGTCGAGTTGATTCTGATGTCATCTACCAGCCcgaacctaagggaacggaatttaaaaacgtgagatgctaatcatctcagtgagtgaccctatctactgtacaattataatggtaacgaaaattatagcatatttgaataattaacaataattgagcaaataaataataattaattgaaaataataatttctctcaaaaccctcacggttCATTCGGTTggaaagttccccttttaaaacatttcacaaaacccagcaattgtatttctccaaaatcaaggtagccaataaataattaattaaataataactaaatggaatatcaacatttaaaatacaaaatcatgcaaataataatatagagcaccacaatttatatgaaaatgtttaattaataattaccaataaaatgcaacaatttttggaacccaatgcactcagaaaaataatccggaataaagtaaattttgaataacaattaataaatcatatagaaaaataccacaaaattatttgtttgaaataaacagtaaaacttaaataaattaaccattttatttgaatagtatttccaaataataagcttGAAAATTCAAATCGAAAAATAGcctgatgcaccacactatataccagtgatgccctacggtactcagcgtcccgagcactctTAGGCGGCgattaaagagagaaccggcatacggtcgcttcggcgtcccgacagcgccgctgctaaaacTTGTCATCCTCGCCTAGGAGGAGGGCGGTTATGTGCACTATACTAAACCGgcctgccctcaggtccataggtaaCTCGCGGGAGACTAAAACCTGTGTGCTAATCACAATCTCatgtacagtacagaacaccagtactgcatAAGtgcgtccaaaataattaaaataaaataaataccaatagcccatttttattattaccaaaaatttccgaAATTTACCGTGGGAGTTATAAAAATCTCAAATCCCACATTCCTTGCATTTCTCACCATATATCAGCAATATAGAAGAAATATGGTTTactcaaaaccatgaaatcaaccacctcgcattataaatgcagaattacctttttaaaacatacagtaccatcataccaatatttttcttcaaatcctttaaatcaatttttttttccttcaaaataatatataaggctcacaaaaatatttaaatatattttctcttcataagcccttgattgtacatgaaaatcctaggtaaaaataataataataacaatccagaatttaaataataaattctttgaatttctccaatatttaatcatggcatcaaaatatatatatatgcatataaccaaacatccgaaatttgacattataaaataaatatcaaattttataaaattccaaccacatacatatattttccaaatattcaaatatcaccaaataaatataaatcatcatccgaaaatagtttttaaggtgggtcactcaccttaagtgtGTAtgtcaatcaagatcctccacaggatcaactccactacccccacgtgcacctaaaatatccacaatacacaaaaccaattattttaatattttaatcgggtaacacccaaatgggtacccgggaagtgaacacaaacgacaaccaaaattgacgagcaatataccgaatcgaagcttgagggacgaggattacgaatccggtcttacttcccggagattggacccgaggtggccagaatttcaccggaaagctttcgggattcaactcttcgattctcttgAATCGtcacaaattggaggaaaatgaccccggatttggattcagggggtcggaattagtggggagggatcggcggtgtaactgggtactcaccggaataGTGATTTCCCCGGCGAGCTGTCGCGGTCATCGGCAACCGTCGCAGCCGGCGGCGCGTATGGTGGCTGGTggatgagatttttgggggttttgtagatcgaagggagagggtctcaacgggATCGGaggtgacaagaatggaggccggaatgtggagatctcggcaGTTGAAGGAATCGGAgccgccgccggaaaaagcccTGATCTGGGCGCATCGTCGGtcggttggccatgaaattttggggtttggctggGAATGGAGAGGGGCTCCTATCTGGCCGGCACGTGTGGCAAGATTCGGCCGGAAAAATTGAcaactccggcggccggtggttttctctctccctctctctcgcctctctctccttctctctcctcccccccccccccccgttttgccaaaataaaagccaccgtgggtgagaCTATTTACAcatgtggacctctcagatgtcgacatgtggtgtcactgttcacttaagccaaatataataaaatattacgatattcggaaagcttcacatgtccataactttttaaccagatatctaatttaagcgtgccgctagtctatgaactcgtatcgacgagtactttacaaccatatgaaagtcaaaacaaaattctacaaccataaaaagtcaactcccggcattttttggacagtttgaatctcgacttgttttggccataactttcaaaccgtagctccgttttcgacgtgctactagtctacgaactcggagcatcatgtacttcgccacggcaccatggtcaactagaaatttcaactggaacaaaaagtcaacttttgacccactcggtcaatggTGAACATCGGTCAATGTGCAAGAATTTCTATGtagtttgggatggggtgttacatttatCTCCTCATACTCTATATCCAAATATTTGTGCTGATCTCATAAGGGGTTGGAGGTTCTATACCTGGCCCTTCTTGTTGGCATCCTGCTATCAAATTCTTGAAATAATGGGATGATGCTTTATTTGttagtaaattttaataaataaaaaattcttcccataccttcttttatttttcttccaaaaagaaatttttttacatttttttgctTTGCTTTAGAGGACTTGTATAAGCTTGGTGCAACAAATCTTGATTGTGGATCTTTAAAACTCTTTGTTTGTTGTACTGCAGGTTTAGCACGACTGCTAGATTCGCCTCCTTCAGCTTGATATCGAACTTTGTGGAGATGACTTCTTTCCAACTCTGATTGTTTAGAAGCACCAATTGCCTCCCGATAATCATTTTTCTCATATGGATCCATCCCAGGTGGATATGCTatgtcatcatcatcctcatcatccaCATCATATGTTTCAGCATGCAGTTGTCCTCGTAAATCTGCATGAATCTCTTCCATTCTATTTGGTTTTTGGATCTTACAttgttgttttccttttaacgaatctattatgaattttttaactttagGAGGCACTTGACCACAAGGTTGTACATTGTGTGAAGGATCAATACCACTAAGGTGGTATTTTAATCGTGTTACTCCACCACTCTTCATCACACGATTACAAtatttgcatattgttccacttTTATTACCTTCAATTGGAAAATCATGTTCCCATGCAGGATCACGTCTGCTTCCTCCACTAGCCATTatcctataataataataataagagtaacAGTAGTagtaacaataacaattttaatatttatctatgaatatatatatatatatatatatatatttgaatttttgatcggAATTGGATAgagatatttgattaaaatattttcttataactatgtaaaataatttagtataacaaaaaaatcaagatctttgaaattaaataattcatttttaatgaATGTACCTAGTACGAAAATGATTCCTTATAGATCTCCAATGCCTTGAGTATAGATGTTTACAATTGGAACAGGGACAAAACACTACATAAAGAAATAACCAatattttcaaagcaaaaaaagaaataaccaatatatttaggaaaatttaatatactttAACAATGTATATTCTAGccgacatatatatatgtataagatttattttctaatcaagtttttatttattgtttataagtttcaacatattatattatgaaGTTTTGCTTACGTAGAAgacaacatgaaaaaattaaatgacaaaGTGGGTTTTTTAAGTTATGCTTTTTATCcagtaagaaaaaataattatattttcaatcacACATCATACATTAAGTTTaaggtatatattaaatttggatttgtaaatctaatcatttatgattactacatatatatatatatatatacatatatacatgttacattttcaccatatatatatatagagatagatacatatgttaatatataattaattagcttacaattaataattcaaataacaataatacaagtGAATTAAAGAATTTAGATCTTAAAgtataaaagtatatataaacctcttttttttttttttaagataaagaaaCTAACCTGTAAAAAGGATATCCAAAGAAGTTGTATGAAAGAACTTGAAATTTTGTGAGAACCGAAAATATGTATAAGAAAAAATGTTAAGAACAAAACATCAAACttgctctttaaataaaataataatgtgaatttttttttccatggaatATTTTATGATCAAAAGCACACTCATGACTCATGAAGAATATGTATTGGCTCtggtaaaatataaaagacacgTGAAATTATGCAAAGACAAGATAGTGGACAACCAAGTGTAGTATATAGAGACAAGAAAGTGCCCAAGCAATGgtcaaacacacatttatgaataatattttttaatttcaaaactacaTAATGATATACTAATATAAAAGACACATAAAATTATGCAAAGATAAGAGAGTGAACAAGCAAATGTAATATACAGAGACAAGAAAGTGTCCAAGCAATGgtcaaacacacatttatgaagaatatttttttaattttaaaactatataatgatgtactaatataaaagacacgtgaaattatgcaaaaacaagaaagtggACAAGCAAGTGTAATATGTAGAGACAAGAAAGTGCCCAAGCAATAgtcaaacacacatttatgaagaatattttttaatttcaaaagtctataataatgtactaagattctctagcataaaaatattttttcaaaactatataataatgtactaagattctctaacaaaaaaaataattttttaattttaaaactatataatactaTTGTAAGATACCCCATGGTATAAGAAATTCATGGAGAGTATTTGGTTGATTGATATAATTGAATgatatattgtcttctttttaaaagaaaatgaaaaataaaatttatgaagtttttaaaaaattatgaattttcttcttcaataatatttatgaattttaaaaaaaaaaatttcatagatatttttgaaatttccatggaaattttatggaaattttagaaatttccatggaaatttttgtgaaatttcggaaatttccatggatattatggaagttttatccatttttatgtcaaatctaaattttatattgaccctttcaaaaaatgaaaatatcaaagaaatttcgaggaaatatcggatattttaaaccttggttTGAGTAGCATTacaaaaatctctctctctctctctctctctctctctcacttccatataccaaaaagaatattaatgcCTAAAGGATAAAAATCGCTTAACAAATTAAAGATTATGAGAAACAATTTAAGGTTAGGTAGTTCCAAATCAAATGTCAACATTTGGTAAGGTCAGCTGGAGGAGGAAGCAACTTTTGATTGGGAAGCTTTCCATCCAACACTAGCCAACCCATCTTCAACCCCCAACTTAACCATACACCTATTCAAACATCGAAATTCAAAACCAACAGATTTATTACATGATTATGTATATCTTGTTTACTATATGTAAGAGTATGGAACTTGCCAGGATTATCTGCCAACATAGAAATTGAATCCATGAATTCTGCACCTAGAATGCTGGTGTCCAGCGTTACCAACTCCACACTAGTGTTAAATGGAAGAACCACAAGCTTTTTTCCATTTCCCGCCATTGTATAGTTAAATGGGAAAATGGGATTGCTCGGAAAGCCTGGTGTGTAAACCTCATTGGATTGGCCAAAGTAGTGGGCCTGGAAGAGAGCAGTGTTTGGGACTGCAAAGGAAATATTATTGACGGAAGCAGCAAACATGGTTGCATTAGGCCCCTGGCAGGTTTGGTTATTCTGCCATTGGCAAGGAGTTGTTCCAAGACCTATTGTGAAGAAAAATCTTTTGGCAACCTTTTTGGGGACATCAGCAAGCAGTTAGGCATTGGCTAAGCTATGAAGTTTATTGGTGAATTTTGTTGCATAAGAAGTGGCTTGAATAGTGGAAGTTTCTTAATGGAGAGTGGTGTTGAATGAGATGGAGGTTCATATTAAAGAATACCAGCAACCGTGGAGTTGTCGAATGTGCCTAAACCTGTAACATATGGTCTAGCAGTCATGAAGAATGTGGTATTTGGGTAGTGGGTTTTGGTTTTGAGATGAACATTTGTGGTTTGGCCTAGGGCTATGAGAAGGTTCTCTGTTTCGAAGGTTTTACATAAATGGCGTCAGCTTCAACCACTTGGAAAGTGTTTGTCTGCAATGCTGAAGAAGAGCTGATCATTGAGTGCAGTATCGATTAGGCATGGAAGGTAAAACTTCCCTGGCTTCACTTCGCCTTCAATGTATCTACATGTCAACATCCAATTTGAACATGATTATTAGTTGAAAATTCTGAATT includes:
- the LOC132799608 gene encoding uncharacterized protein LOC132799608 is translated as MASGGSRRDPAWEHDFPIEGNKSGTICKYCNRVMKSGGVTRLKYHLSGIDPSHNVQPCGQVPPKVKKFIIDSLKGKQQCKIQKPNRMEEIHADLRGQLHAETYDVDDEDDDDIAYPPGMDPYEKNDYREAIGASKQSELERSHLHKVRYQAEGGESSSRAKPAVQQTKSFKDPQSRFVAPSLYKSSKAKQKNDHKYIYEQLEKLILEVGKKNVVQIVTDNGSAFVKAGKKLMGDYNLYWTPCAAHYIDLMFEDSGKNENMAIVIKQARAITTYIYNHNWLLAKMCETCKGDIICPGLTQFATNYLALDSLVKKKARLKQLFISTDWTNHNYSASKEGQTVENIVLNHTFWDQAHKLTYFKDARKGFARPTAIASRKEMSPVE